The Streptosporangiales bacterium genome segment GTGAGCTCGACGCGCACCACGGCTTCGAGGTCCGCCCTGCTGGTGAACTCCCACCGCATGTCGATCGGGTGCCTGGTCCAGCCGCGGCGTGCCCAGAACTCCTCGACGGCGCGGGCGTCGTGCCTGGGGAAGGC includes the following:
- a CDS encoding SAM-dependent methyltransferase — protein: AFPRHDARAVEEFWARRGWTRHPIDMRWEFTSRADLEAVVRVELTPEVADLVLAEHQGTGLDYAVNLWWRRY